One window from the genome of Echinicola vietnamensis DSM 17526 encodes:
- a CDS encoding RluA family pseudouridine synthase produces MNDEMDDELFDFDGAAEDDQTDGASGYEHLRIAVDKGQAATRVDKFLTDKVANVTRNKVQQAIDNGQVKINGSNTKANYKIKPGDVITVVLEMEPRETEVLPEKLDLDIVHEDDHLLVVNKPAGMVVHPAYGNWTGTLVNGLVYHFSQLPEMPGNSGRPGLVHRIDKDTSGLLVIAKSEQAMTGLAKQFFDHSIERTYIALVWGEPQEDAGTIDAHVGRSARDRKVMDVFPEGDQGKNAVTHWKVLKRLRYVSLVQCNLETGRTHQIRAHMKYLGHPLFNDAVYGGDKIRKGTQFSKYKAFVNNCFKLLPRQALHAKSLGFSHPISQDFLQFTSNLPEDMQSVLERWENYVNFEG; encoded by the coding sequence ATGAATGATGAAATGGACGATGAATTGTTTGATTTTGATGGAGCCGCTGAGGACGATCAAACAGACGGAGCCTCAGGATATGAGCACCTTAGAATAGCAGTGGACAAGGGACAGGCTGCCACGAGGGTGGACAAGTTTCTGACTGACAAGGTGGCCAATGTTACCCGTAACAAGGTGCAGCAGGCCATTGATAATGGGCAAGTTAAAATCAATGGCAGCAATACCAAAGCGAATTATAAGATCAAGCCTGGGGATGTGATCACTGTGGTCCTAGAGATGGAACCGCGGGAAACAGAAGTATTGCCCGAAAAGCTTGATTTGGATATTGTCCATGAAGACGATCACCTTTTGGTCGTCAACAAACCTGCTGGAATGGTCGTCCACCCAGCCTATGGCAATTGGACCGGAACATTGGTGAATGGGTTGGTGTATCATTTTAGCCAACTTCCTGAGATGCCCGGTAACAGTGGAAGGCCGGGGCTGGTCCATAGAATTGATAAGGATACGAGTGGCCTTTTGGTCATTGCCAAATCCGAGCAGGCCATGACAGGACTGGCCAAGCAGTTTTTTGATCACTCCATCGAACGGACCTATATCGCCCTGGTTTGGGGAGAGCCGCAAGAGGACGCCGGGACCATCGATGCCCATGTGGGAAGGAGTGCCCGTGACCGGAAGGTGATGGATGTATTTCCTGAAGGGGACCAAGGTAAAAATGCCGTTACCCATTGGAAAGTGCTCAAACGACTTCGATATGTCTCGTTGGTTCAGTGTAACCTCGAAACGGGAAGAACCCATCAGATTAGGGCGCACATGAAGTACCTTGGCCATCCGTTGTTTAACGATGCCGTGTATGGAGGGGATAAAATCCGGAAGGGTACCCAGTTTTCAAAGTATAAGGCTTTTGTAAATAATTGCTTTAAGTTGCTCCCTCGGCAAGCGTTGCACGCCAAATCTTTGGGTTTTTCACATCCAATCAGCCAAGATTTTTTACAGTTTACCTCCAATTTGCCAGAAGATATGCAAAGTGTTTTGGAGAGATGGGAAAACTATGTAAATTTTGAGGGATAG